Proteins encoded together in one Impatiens glandulifera chromosome 1, dImpGla2.1, whole genome shotgun sequence window:
- the LOC124945531 gene encoding uncharacterized protein LOC124945531, whose translation MRGVGRSSPRSFSGESTPTSGDGHSSVDLSSESMEKYCRPMYDVFLETKVKGTLIERLNHVEDQLLKLCGQMEEEMQAEGRVGCGGSSSWRRKEKKKGGLKGLVKSVMKVGH comes from the exons ATGAGAGGCGTGGGTAGATCATCTCCTAGGAGTTTCTCAGGTGAATCTACTCCGACTAGCGGCGATGGTCATTCTTCAGTTGATCTCTCGTCGGAAAGCATGGAGAAATATTGTCGTCCTATGTATGATGTTTTTCTAGAGACTAAGGTTAAGGGAACTTTGATTGAAAGACTCAACCATGTTGAAGACCAATTGCTTaaa TTATGTGGGCAGATGGAGGAGGAGATGCAGGCGGAAGGGAGAGTTGGTTGTGGTGGTAGTTCTTCTTGGAGaaggaaggagaagaagaaggggGGTTTGAAGGGGCTAGTTAAGTCTGTTATGAAAGTGGGTCACTAA